Part of the Cellulomonas hominis genome, GACGACGAGGTCGAACGCGTTCAGCTTGGCCAGGGTGCGCTTGCCCGAGACTCGCAGCAGCAGGATGAGGGCGGCGTACGCCGCGGCGCCGACCAGCACCACCCGCAGCGGGTCGCCCCACGAGTCGAACCACATGCACGCCTCCCCCGGTCCTCGCCGTCCTCGTCTCCACCCTCGTGGCACGCGACGCCCGGGGCGACCGGAGGGAACCTCGAGCACACCGTTATTCGTCCCGTCGGATCTCAGCACCCCGTGCGTCGACGCAACTCTCCTGTCACGTTAGGGTAGGGATCAGGTGGGTAGCGCTGCGCCGATGGCGCGCGACCCGCCGTCGACTCCCGCGCGACGACGCGCACACCATCGACCTCGCGCGGCGTGCCGACCGAGGTCTCCCCCTCGACCGGAACGGACCTGACGTGACGTCCTCTCCTCCCAGGCCCATTCATCCTGTCGTGCCCGAAGCCGACGCAGCTCACTCGGTTCTTGGTGCGCTGCGTTCACCGCGCCGCCTGCGGACCGAGGTGCTGGCCGGCCTGGTGGTCGCCCTGGCCCTGATCCCCGAGGCCATCTCGTTCTCGATCCTGGCCGGGGTCGATCCCCGAGTCGGGCTGTTCAGCTCGTTCGTCATGGCGGTGTCGTTGGCGTTCCTGGGCGGCCGACCGGCGATGATCTCGGCCGCGACGGGCGCGATCGCCCTGGTGATCGCGCCGGTGGCTCGCGACCATGGCTTGGACTACCTGCTGGCGACGGTGATCCTCGGCGGGCTGATCCAGGTCGTCCTCGGCTTGCTCGGTGTGGCGCGCCTGATGCGGTTCATCCCGCGGTCGGTGATGGTCGGGTTCGTCAACGCCCTGGCGATCCTGATCTTCCTCGCCCAGGTCTCGCACCTGGTCGACGTGCCGTGGGTGGTCTACCCGCTCGTGGCGGTAGGTATCGCCGTGATCGTGCTGCTGCCGAGGGTGACCACCGTTGTGCCGGCGCCGCTGGTCGCGATCGTGGTGCTGACCGCCGCGACCGTGCTGCTGTCGCTGCAGGTGCCGCAGGTGCGCGACGAGGGAGCACTGCCGGACAGTCTGCCGTCGCTGCTGTGGCCCGACGTGCCGCTGAACCTCGAGACCTTGCGGATCATCGCGCCGTACGCCCTGGCGATGGGGCTGGTGGGCCTGCTGGAGTCGCTGATGACGGCCAAGCTCGTCGACGACGTCACCGACACCCACTCGAACAAGACGCGCGAGGCGTGGGGCCAGGGCGTCGCGAACGTCCTGTCGGGCATGTTCGGCGGCATGGGGGGCTGCGCGATGATCGGCCAGACGATGATCAACGTGAAGGCCTCCGGTGCCCGCACCCGGATCTCGACGTTCCTGGCCGGCGTGTTCTTGCTGGTGCTCGTCGTCGGTCTGGGCGACGTGGTCGGGATCATCCCGATGGCCGCGCTGGTCGCGGTGATGGTGATCGTGTCGGTCGCGACGTTCGACTGGCACTCCATCCGCCCGGCTACCCTGCGGCGGATGCCCCTGAGCGAGACCCTGGTGATGGTGCTGACCGTGGCGGTCGTCGTCGCGACCCACAACCTCGCCTACGGCGTCGTCGCCGGCGTGATCGCCGCGATGGTGCTGTTCGCCCGGCGGGTCGCGCACCTGACCACCGTGACCCGGCTCGATCACTCGGACGACGACGGCGAGCGGGTGTACGCGGTGTCCGGGGAGCTGTTCTTCGCCTCCTCGAACGACCTCGTCTACCAGTTCGACTACGACGGCGACCCCGAGCGCGTCGTGATCGACCTGTCCGGCGCGCACGTCTGGGACGCCTCGACGGTCGCGACACTGGACGCGATCACCACGAAGTACCACGCCAAGGGCAAGCAGGTGCAGATCGTCGGCCTGAACGCCGACAGCGCCCGTCGCCACGACCGGCTCGCCGGCCACCTCGGCGGCGGTCACTGACCTCCGCGGTCGCCGCCGACGTGCTCAGGCGCGCTCGGCGGCGGCCCGACCCGACTGCTCGTACATGAACCGTCGGAAGTCCTCGGCGACCTCGAGGGTCTTGCGCAGCTTGCGGGCGCGATCGTCCGCCGCGGTGCGGTAGGTCAACAGCCGCTCGAGCAGCTCCTCGCGCTCGTCGCCGCCGGCCTCCGGGAGGCGGTCAAGGATCGCGAGCAGATCGCCCATCTCCTCCAGCGAGAAGTCCAGCGGCTTCATCCGCATGATGAGCTTCAGACGCTCGACGTCGAGCTCGGTGTACAGGCGGAACCCGCCCTGGCTACGCGCGGACGGCTCGGCCAGGCCGACCTCCCCGTAGTACCGGATCGTGCGCAGCGACAGGCCCGTGCGCTCGGCCACCTCGCCGATCTGCATGTGCCGCGTGTCCACCACGCTCTCCCTTCGCCAGCGACGCCCGAGCATAGCGATCCGACCCGCCCACCGACGGCGCCTCCGGGTGGGCTCGCCCCCCCCCCCCCCCCCCCCCCCCCCCCCCCCCCCGCAACCCGCCCGGAGTTTCACCCTCGCGAGGGCACGTCCAACGGGTGACGACGACGACACATACTCTCACCTCACGTTAGGGTCGGTTCGAGCGCTTCGCCCGTTTTGTCCGGAATCGGTGGCGCGTCGCCGGTACAGCCAGGAGAGAGCCCCCGTGACCGCACCGAGTACGAGCCACACCACCTCGACGATCCCCGATCGCGGATGCACCCCGCCGACACCCGGACCGGGCAGCCTGCGCGACTTCCTCGCGGCGATCCGCCAGGACCACAAGATCAACTCCGAGGGTCTGTGGACCCCCGGGTTCTACGCCGCGGCCACGCAGCGCTGGGGTGCATGGATCGCCTCCGACGGCTTCCCCGCGGCGCTGCGACCGGCGATGTCAGCCGCTCAGCGGCTCGCCGGCATCCTCATGCGCAACGTCGCCGGCATCGAGATCCCGAACAGCGTGCAGCTCGGCCGCGGCGTGCGGATCGCCCACCAGCACGGCATCGTCATCCACCCCGGAGCGCAGATCGGCGACGGGACGGTGATCCGGCAGAACGTCACCCTGGGCGCCGGCAGCGGCGATCCCGCCACCTTCCACGCCCAGGCTCCGCGGGTGGGGCACGACGTCTCGCTCGGCGCTGGCTGTGTGCTCGTGGGACGCGTGATCGTCGGCGACGGCGCGACCATCGGACCCAACGCCGTGGTGATGACGCACGTGCCGCCCGGCGCGACCGTCCTGGCCCCGCCCCCACGGGTCATCCCCCGCCGCGCGCAGCCGGAGGACGCCGCGTGAAGCGCTACCTCGACCAGGCCCTCGCCCACCACCGCGCCGGGGACACCAGCGCCGCGCTCGATGCCCTGGCGCGGGTCGCCCGGTCCGAGCCGGACTTCACCGTCTGGGCCACCGCCGACCGGCTGCTCACCCGGTTGCGCAGCGACGGCGCGCCGCCCGCGTGGGCCCGGCGGACGATGCGGCTGGCCCTGCTGTCCAGCCACACCAGCGGCCAGCTCGCCGCAGCGCTGCGCGTCGCTGCACTCGCGCACGGCGTGGCGCTCGAGACCTACGAGACGGGGTACCGCGCCTACGAGCAAGCCGTGCTCGACCCGGGCTCGGAGCTGTACGCCTTCGCACCCGACGTTGTCCTGCTCGTGATCGACCACCGCGACCTGCGCCTCCCCGAGGCCCCCGATGACCCCCTCGGCGCCGTCGACGCCGAGGTCGCCCGCTGGGCCGGCCTGTGGGACCTCGTGCGCGAGCGCACGGGCGCCACGATCGTCCAGACGACCTTCGTGCCGGCGCCGGACGACGCCCTCGGCGGACTCGGCGCCGTCCTGCCCGCCGGTCGCAGCCGCCTGGTCCGCGCGGTCAACGCTGCCCTCGCCGACCACCTCCCGCGCGGCACCCACCTCGTCGACGCCGAGATGGTCGCCGCCGAGGTCGGACTCAGCGCGTGGTTCGACGACCGGTTCTGGTACACCTCCAAGCACGCCATCGGCCTCGGCGCCGTCGGGCCGCTCGCCGTCCGCGCCATGGACGTCGTCGCGGCCGCAGCCGGCCTGTCACGCAAGGTCGTCGTGGTCGACCTGGACAACACCCTGTGGGGCGGTGTCATCGGCGAGGACGGACTCGCCGGCATCACCCTGGGCGGCGGCCCCGCCGGCGAGGCGTTCGTCGCGTTCCAGCGCTACGTCTCCGCGCTGTGCAGCCGCGGCCTGGTCTTGGCCGTGTCGTCCAAGAACAACCCCGACGAGGCCCGGGCTCCGTTCACCGAGCACCCCGAGATGGTCCTGCGGCTGGAGGACTTCGTGTCGTTCCAGGCGTCCTGGGGCGACAAGCCATCGGCCCTGCGCGCCATCGCCGACGACCTCGACCTCGGCCTGGACTCCCTGGTGTTCGTCGACGACAACCCCCTCGAGCGCGAGCGAGTGCACCACGATCTGCCCCAAGTCGCCGTCGTGGACCTGCCCACCGACCCCTCCGGGTACATCCGCGCGCTGGCCCGGTTCCCCGGCCTGCAGACCACCGCGCTCAGCGCCGAGGACGGCCGCCGCACCGAGCAGTACCGCGCCCGCGCCCAGATCCGGGACGTCGCCACCCAGGCCAGCACACCTGAGGAGTTCCTCGCCGGCCTGGACATGACCGCCACCCTGGAGGACCTCGACGCGACCAACCTGCCGCGCATCGTCCAGCTCATCGGCAAGACGAACCAGCTCAACCTCACCGGCCGTCGGCACACCGCCACCGCCGTCGAGACCCTCGCCGCCACCCCCGGCGCGGTCATCTGGGGCATGCGGGTGCGCGACCGGTTCGACGACCACGGCCTGGTCGCCGCGCTCATCGCCGTCCCCGACGCCGACGCCCTGGTCATCGACACGTTCGTCATGTCCTGCCGGGTCCTGGGCCGCACCGCCGAGAACGCCCTGCTCGCCGTCCTCGTCGACCACGCCCGCGAACACGGGTTCGCCCGCGTCGTCGGCCACCTCGTGCCGTCCGGACGCAACGCACCCGCCGAGCCGATCCTGCCCACCACCGGGTTCAGCCGCATCGACACCCCGGGCGCAGTCGACGAGCACGGGCACGGCCCCACCCAGACCTGGGAGCTCACCACCGACCGCGAACCCCACCGCCCCGAGTACATCACCGTCGCTCTCCCGAGCGACCGCCAGACCTCCAGCACCTGACACGAAGGAACACCACGCACGTGCCCAGCACCCAGGACCAGGTCCACGACGTCATCCGCGACGTCCTGCTCCAGCCGGACCTCCAGCTCACCGACACCACCACCGCAGGGGACGTCGAAGGCTGGGACTCACTGGCCCACATCAGCATCCTGTTCTCCCTCGAGTCCGCGTTCGGGATCCGATTCGCGGACACCGAGATGGGCTCGATCCAGAACGTCGGCGAGCTCGTGCGGCTGATCGAAGCCAAGACCAGCGCGTGACCGATCAGCCCCGAGCGTCCCGCGGCTCTAAAACGCTCGAGCCGGAGATCGCGCCACCGTCGGCCGCAACACCTCACGGTGCGTCGACTCGGCGGTTGCGGTCAGCGAGGTTCTGCCGCGCTGACGACCCGATCGGCGACGCACTGGCTCGACGGTCCGCGGTCTGCCTACCGATGCTGCGCGTACCCCGCCCCCGCCGCACGGGATCAACCGAGTACGACCAACCGTGATATCCAGGGCTGCCAGTCGTAGTCTGCGTGTCACTGTGACCTGCGATGACGCTGTCCCATCGGGTGCGCGAGCCGGGTCTGACAGGGGTGGTCTCCGGTCCGAGGTGGTTCTGGAGCGGTAGCGACTTGGGTCAAGTCCCCGGGCGTGGTGTGTGACGGCTTCCGCGTGATCTTCGGGTTCAGGCGCTGAGCGCCGGGAGTTGGGGCGTGGTCACCTCCGGCGGGTCTGGCAGGGCAGTGAGCCGGGATCGGCCAAGAACGTCCAGGGCGAGGTAGCGGCGTCCTTCGGCCCATTCGTCGTGCTGCTCCGCGAGCACGGCTCCGACCAGGCGGATGATCGAGGTGCGGTCGGGGAAGATCCCCACGACGTCGGTGCGGCGGCGGATTGAACCGCCCCGGGTTCAGTGGAGGCTCGGTTCTTTGGTTTCCAGCGTCGTGGACGCCGTGATCTGACGGTAGTGGGCGGCCTCGTGCTCGCTCGGTGGGATGTCGCCGAGCTCGGTGTGCAGGCGCCGGTTGTTGAACCAGTCGACCCACTCCAGGGTCGCGATCTCGACGTCATCCAGCGTCCGCCAGGGCCCCCGGCGACGGATGAGCTCGGTCTTGAACAGGCCGATGGTGGACTCGGCCAGGGCGTTGTCGTAGGCGTCGCCGACGGTCCCGATCGAGGCCCGCATGCCGAGCGCGGCGAGCCGCTCGGTCAGCGCCAGGCTGACGTATTGCGACCCTGCATCGGTGTGATGGATGAGCCCGGTCAGGTCGGTAACGCCGGCGCGGCCGCGAGACCACACGGCCATCTCCAGGG contains:
- a CDS encoding SulP family inorganic anion transporter; its protein translation is MPEADAAHSVLGALRSPRRLRTEVLAGLVVALALIPEAISFSILAGVDPRVGLFSSFVMAVSLAFLGGRPAMISAATGAIALVIAPVARDHGLDYLLATVILGGLIQVVLGLLGVARLMRFIPRSVMVGFVNALAILIFLAQVSHLVDVPWVVYPLVAVGIAVIVLLPRVTTVVPAPLVAIVVLTAATVLLSLQVPQVRDEGALPDSLPSLLWPDVPLNLETLRIIAPYALAMGLVGLLESLMTAKLVDDVTDTHSNKTREAWGQGVANVLSGMFGGMGGCAMIGQTMINVKASGARTRISTFLAGVFLLVLVVGLGDVVGIIPMAALVAVMVIVSVATFDWHSIRPATLRRMPLSETLVMVLTVAVVVATHNLAYGVVAGVIAAMVLFARRVAHLTTVTRLDHSDDDGERVYAVSGELFFASSNDLVYQFDYDGDPERVVIDLSGAHVWDASTVATLDAITTKYHAKGKQVQIVGLNADSARRHDRLAGHLGGGH
- a CDS encoding MerR family transcriptional regulator, whose amino-acid sequence is MLGRRWRRESVVDTRHMQIGEVAERTGLSLRTIRYYGEVGLAEPSARSQGGFRLYTELDVERLKLIMRMKPLDFSLEEMGDLLAILDRLPEAGGDEREELLERLLTYRTAADDRARKLRKTLEVAEDFRRFMYEQSGRAAAERA
- a CDS encoding serine O-acetyltransferase, encoding MTAPSTSHTTSTIPDRGCTPPTPGPGSLRDFLAAIRQDHKINSEGLWTPGFYAAATQRWGAWIASDGFPAALRPAMSAAQRLAGILMRNVAGIEIPNSVQLGRGVRIAHQHGIVIHPGAQIGDGTVIRQNVTLGAGSGDPATFHAQAPRVGHDVSLGAGCVLVGRVIVGDGATIGPNAVVMTHVPPGATVLAPPPRVIPRRAQPEDAA
- a CDS encoding HAD-IIIC family phosphatase, which translates into the protein MKRYLDQALAHHRAGDTSAALDALARVARSEPDFTVWATADRLLTRLRSDGAPPAWARRTMRLALLSSHTSGQLAAALRVAALAHGVALETYETGYRAYEQAVLDPGSELYAFAPDVVLLVIDHRDLRLPEAPDDPLGAVDAEVARWAGLWDLVRERTGATIVQTTFVPAPDDALGGLGAVLPAGRSRLVRAVNAALADHLPRGTHLVDAEMVAAEVGLSAWFDDRFWYTSKHAIGLGAVGPLAVRAMDVVAAAAGLSRKVVVVDLDNTLWGGVIGEDGLAGITLGGGPAGEAFVAFQRYVSALCSRGLVLAVSSKNNPDEARAPFTEHPEMVLRLEDFVSFQASWGDKPSALRAIADDLDLGLDSLVFVDDNPLERERVHHDLPQVAVVDLPTDPSGYIRALARFPGLQTTALSAEDGRRTEQYRARAQIRDVATQASTPEEFLAGLDMTATLEDLDATNLPRIVQLIGKTNQLNLTGRRHTATAVETLAATPGAVIWGMRVRDRFDDHGLVAALIAVPDADALVIDTFVMSCRVLGRTAENALLAVLVDHAREHGFARVVGHLVPSGRNAPAEPILPTTGFSRIDTPGAVDEHGHGPTQTWELTTDREPHRPEYITVALPSDRQTSST
- a CDS encoding acyl carrier protein, which translates into the protein MPSTQDQVHDVIRDVLLQPDLQLTDTTTAGDVEGWDSLAHISILFSLESAFGIRFADTEMGSIQNVGELVRLIEAKTSA